One genomic segment of Spirochaetota bacterium includes these proteins:
- a CDS encoding AGE family epimerase/isomerase, with translation MTLIAVSCTRPVGKEFQHDASSAAMTDIPRVRAECREILEKNIIPFWYPSTIDAVNGGYNLNHDINSVFKGLGSNAGYSSNRFLVTQSRMVWFFVRLVRAGYDREKYLPAAKHGYRYLKDTMQDKKNGGFYWGVSPSGKAIQPNKHMYGQGFAVYALSEYALASKDPEAKAFALQTFRLLDAKAHDAVNGGYTEYFTPEWAPIEGTNVKNYLGVPNGLKLMNTHLHLMEPFTLLYRLTGDALVRERLTELVMIQSSSVMRKRIGACTDKYDANWTPVDNSNYDRVSYGHDLENIWLLAEACDALGIPNAVLMDGYRAMFEYALRYGYDSVNGGFYDSGKFNMPADKIQKTWWVQAECMYSALSMYAMTKERTYLDTFYGTLGWVTNHQIDWKNGEWFSDVWPDTVKGRNGITNRGFIRVGGKASAWKAAYHNGRAIIQVLELLDRLERP, from the coding sequence ATGACCCTCATTGCCGTGTCGTGCACACGGCCCGTCGGCAAAGAATTCCAGCACGATGCCTCATCGGCCGCGATGACCGACATCCCCCGCGTGCGCGCCGAATGCCGCGAGATACTCGAGAAGAACATCATACCGTTCTGGTATCCGTCGACGATCGATGCGGTGAACGGCGGATACAATCTTAATCACGATATCAACAGCGTGTTCAAAGGCCTCGGGTCGAATGCCGGCTACAGCAGCAACCGCTTCCTCGTCACGCAGAGCCGTATGGTGTGGTTCTTCGTCCGCCTTGTGCGCGCCGGCTACGATCGTGAAAAATATCTTCCCGCAGCGAAACACGGATACCGCTATCTCAAAGATACGATGCAGGATAAGAAGAACGGCGGGTTCTACTGGGGTGTAAGCCCGTCGGGCAAGGCGATACAGCCGAACAAGCACATGTACGGCCAGGGATTCGCCGTCTATGCCCTCTCGGAATACGCGCTTGCATCGAAGGACCCGGAGGCGAAGGCATTTGCGTTACAGACGTTCCGTCTCCTCGACGCAAAGGCGCATGATGCGGTGAACGGCGGCTATACGGAATACTTCACGCCTGAATGGGCGCCCATCGAGGGAACGAACGTAAAGAACTACCTCGGCGTTCCCAACGGGCTGAAGCTCATGAACACGCATCTGCATCTCATGGAGCCGTTCACGCTTCTCTATCGGCTTACCGGCGATGCGCTCGTCAGGGAACGGCTCACCGAACTCGTCATGATACAATCGTCATCGGTAATGCGCAAAAGGATCGGCGCGTGCACGGATAAATACGATGCGAACTGGACGCCGGTCGATAACAGCAATTACGATCGCGTATCGTACGGTCATGACCTTGAGAACATCTGGCTTCTCGCCGAGGCGTGCGATGCGCTCGGCATACCGAACGCGGTGCTCATGGACGGCTATCGAGCCATGTTCGAGTATGCGCTCCGCTACGGATACGACAGCGTCAACGGCGGATTCTATGATTCGGGTAAATTCAATATGCCGGCGGATAAGATACAGAAGACCTGGTGGGTACAGGCGGAATGTATGTACAGCGCTTTATCGATGTATGCAATGACAAAGGAGCGGACGTATCTCGATACGTTCTACGGCACGCTCGGCTGGGTAACGAACCACCAGATAGACTGGAAGAACGGCGAATGGTTCTCTGATGTCTGGCCAGATACGGTGAAGGGCAGGAACGGTATTACGAACCGGGGATTCATCCGTGTCGGAGGCAAGGCGAGCGCATGGAAAGCGGCGTATCACAACGGCAGGGCCATCATACAGGTGCTGGAACTTCTTGACCGGCTTGAGCGTCCGTGA